ctggaagggaccttgagaagtcaagtCCCATCTCCTGCGCTGTGGGGAAACCATGTAAAAATCTAGACTGAccctgacaagtgtttgcccAACCTggtcttgaaaacctccagtgatggagcttccacaacccCCCTTGGAAGACTGTCGCAGAGCTTAACCAAAGCTTTTTCTAATATctcaactaaatctcccttgctgcagattgagacattgctacttgtcctacctccagtgagcacggagaacaattgatcatcagcctctttgtaacagcccttaacatattcaAAGATTTATCAGATCCCCCCAGTCATCTTTGCTCAAATATATCCAGTtgttttaatctgtcctcatgaGAAAAGCAGGAGAATTACGCCCCCGCCccgtcttacatacaacactcctgttaaaacatcccaaaatattggCCTTTTTCGCAAccacatcacattgttgactcatccAATTTATGATCAGCTATAAACCCCAGATCACTTTCAGCAGTGTGACCACCTAGCCAGctagtccccattttgtagttgtgcgttTGATTTTCCCTTCCGAAgtgcaatactttgcacttgtcttgattaaatttcatcttgtcgatttaagaccaattctccaatttgtcaaggttgctTTGAATTCTAAGCCTGTCCTCCATTATCcgagtcattaatgaaaatattgaataatactggacccaggactgagccctgaaggaccccactagatacaacTTTCCCGTTGATAGCTCCTCTTTGAGTCCAGTCtctcaaccagttgtgcacccaccttatagtaattttatctaaaccagaatttcctagtttgcttatgagaatgtcatgtggttcTATGTCAtatgccttactaaaatcaagatacgtCACATTTACTGCTCTCCCTCCCCAATCCATTAGGTCAGCAATCCTGTCAAAGGAGGCCAttaggctggtttggcatgacttattcttgacaaatccatgctggctattccttaggACCCTATTATCCtctgggtgcttacaaattgtttaattatttgttccagtatctttccaggtattaagTTAGGCTGAGTGGCAATGATTCCCTGAGtcctttttgttcccttttttaaagttagGGCCTGTGTTTGTTTGCcgttctccagtcctctgggctctcacctgtcctccaggagttcAACAAATCGTTGCTAAtgattctgagattgcttcagctagttccttcagtaccctaggatgaatttaatcaggccctgccaaTTGAATACATCtaaatttatctaaatatttgtAACTGTTCTTTCCTCGTTTTAGATAGCCATCCTTCCCCCTTGTTGGTAATATTACTTGGATTGAGCATCTgatcaccattaacctttttcgTTAAGATTCaagcaaaataggtattaaaaACCTCAGCTTTTTTGCTATCATCAggtattagctctccttccctgcctgtccttcctgaacaagctgtacctCTCCATACCAATACTCCAGTCATGAGGCTTATCCCACTGTCATAAACATAGAGATAAGGGCAGCTGTACTGAattgctttacctgtaaggggttaagaagctcaaataacgtggttggcacctgaccagaaggaccaataaggaaagcagatactttcaaatctggggagcaggaggttttgtttgttctctttccTCCAGACAGAGAAGCCAAGCAGGGACAACATCTCttgaaaatatacctggaataatccatctaagaattacagaaattgtaagtaaggcaaggaaatgcattagtttatcttttgttttaacttgtgaattttccctatgctaagaggtggttttattcctgtttttgtaactgtgaagctgagtccAGAGGGTAAtactctgtgtttgaaatctttttattagcctgtaaagttaccttcctgATTTTGCAAGTGTGAttctttaatttttctctttataataaagttcttcttttaagaacctgattgattttagtgtcctaaagataaagggtctggtctgtacttACTTTAaaggcaattggttggtatattattctcaagcctccccagggaagggagtgaaGGGGCTtgaggggatattttgggggaataaggattccaagtgacccatccctaaatttttgtttaaatcacttggtggtggcagcaataccatccaaggacaaggaaagaaatttgtgccttggggaagtttttaacctaagctggtagaatacaagcttagggggtctttcatgcaggtccccacatctgtaccctagagttcagagttgggagggaaccttgacaccaATCAAGTCTCCGTGATGCCAATTAAATCATACTTTAGCTTATGGACTAATATTTCCAGTTCTTTCTATCTCTTCCTCACATTCCTTGCATTTGTGTTTAGACATCTAAGATGTCAAGCAAACTGCCCCACTGATTTCCCTCATGTTGCTTCTATGATACTATTGTAATCTTCCATGTCCCCCTGCAACATCTAATTCTCAGTTAAGGTTGCCCTTTTTTATATTTACCTTTTGTCACCTGCTTCCTTTGAATCTAGTTTGAAGTCCTCCTCACTAGCTTGGTGAGTCAGTGTAGGAAGATGGGTACACATATCACTTTGGGGATTTGCAAAGTTTTAGCCTtaggctctgtgcctcagtttccccatctgtaacatagtGCAGGggattgtgaggataaatacggGAAAGTTTGTGGCATGCTGAGATGCTGCAGTAACTGGGCCAGATAGCCATGTTCGATACATGGCTGTCGGCGAGAGGAGTGAGTTTATTTACCAACGTCATTACACTGGGTTAACTCCCAGTGATATACACAGCCCATATTCCATTTGGTCCTGGGAAAACTTTTATTATCTGACATTAAGTGGACTTTACCTGATCTGAAATGTAAAAGGTGTTGTCTCTCTTTAGGTTAAGAGGCATTGGGGAAGGCAGCCCTAGCCTGTCACCTGGGTTAGCCCTCAGAGTGACACGCTTCATTTCTTGTCTAGCAACTCTCCGGGAAGGAGGAGGAGTCATCTTGGGTTCTGATCCCCCAGACGGATGGCTGACCTCGTTGCTTTCAGTCTGGATCCCACACGTGTCCTGTTCCGTGTGTTTTTGGAAAAGCATCTGCTGCTGGTTACCAGATTGGATTTCATAAGGAAAGAGTCATTCACAATGGGATTTTCCACAATGACCCAAGACCTAGATAACTGGGCTACTTGGACTGCCGGCCGAATGCCGAGATCACCTAACTGATTCCAGACGCATCCCCGAGGCAGAGTAAAGGGGAGACTGAGCCCTAGAAGGGTCTGGCTACACTTCAGTTAGACacttgtggctggcccatgccagctgactctggctaagcgactgtttaattgctgtgtagatgttcaggctcaggctgcagcccaagctctgagaccctcccacctctgAGTCctagagccctggctccagcccaagccagaacgtctacactacaatgaaacagccccttagcccaagccccagtcagctggcatgggtagACATCCCCTCAGACATAACTCCTTGAGGAAGAGAAGTGCTATTTCTCAGGCCAGCAACCCCACCCacagccactgccctgcccttcccaggACAGGCCCCCCcagaggaagaagaggtggaagaTTTCACCAACTTGCTACTTACCAAGGGAGCCTGCCCGTGTGCCAAGCTCTGACCACCTGCTCCTTTGCTGGGTTTCACttacctctcttccccccccccccccgtgagtTAAAGATCCCAAGAAAGGAAGCTGAAGAAGTTTGAACTCTTTTTTTGGTCATTTTCTAGGAGGGACGCTGCTTTTGTTCCAGCAGAGGGTGAACATTCTGAGTGTGCCCTGTTAATCACACCCTGGGAGCAGATACCAACCACTGCTCCAACTTGGTCAGCTATGGCTAGTGAGGTAATCCTGGCcgtatgtgtgtgtatgagtgaGATATTCAAACAGCTGCTAGGTATCTGATTTAACCATCAcagctgtcaaggtttttcccccactttgaactttagagtacaagaagtggggacctgcatgaacacttctaagcttaattactagcttaggtctggtacgctgccaccagccagaaataagtgtctggcacactttctgttcccccaaaacctttcctggggaacccagacccaaaccccttgggtcttaaaacaaggaNNNNNNNNNNNNNNNNNNNNNNNNNNNNNNNNNNNNNNNNNNNNNNNNNNNNNNNNNNNNNNNNNNNNNNNNNNNNNNNNNNNNNNNNNNNNNNNNNNNNNNNNNNNNNNNNNNNNNNNNNNNNNNNNNNNNNNNNNNNNNNNNNNNNNNNNNNNNNNNNNNNNNNNNNNNNNNNNNNNNNNNNNNNNNNNNNNNNNNNNNNNNNNNNNNNNNNNNNNNNNNNNNNNNNNNNNNNNNNNNNNNNNNNNNNNNNNNNNNNNNNNNNNNNNNNNNNNNNNNNNNNNNNNNNNNNNNNNNNNNNNNNNNNNNNNNNNNNNNNNNNNNNNNNNNNNNNNNNNNNNNNNNNNNNNNNNNNNNNNNNNNNNNNNNNNNNNNNNNNNNNNNNNNTGAATTATgatgagagactgatttagaaagatttggagagcctggatgtacgtctcgtccctcttagtcccaagagcgaacaacgaacaaaacaaaaagcacaaacaaagacttccctccaccaagatttgaaagtatcttgtccctctattggtcctctggtcaggtgtcagccaggtttactgagcttcttaaccctttatgggtaaaagagacattaatccttaaccatctgtttatgacaacagctgTGTCAGATCTTGAAGATTCGGGGGAGGGAGATGAGAACAGCAGCCTGGAACAGCTATGTTGCCCCAGGATGCCTCAGGCAGCGGTGAAACAAAGTAccccttcagagagagagagtagctGGAAAAGTGTTAGTcctgctccccagagctggggagggacaggcacAAGAGAGTCAAACCTCAAAGTCAAAATTCAGATTCCCAGCCAGGGGGTAAGATTCAGGCCCTGCACACAAAACTTAACTGGCCTCCAACACTGAGGTTCATTCAGGCAAGGTCAGGCCACCTGCCACTTGAATTGCCCCCTCTCAAGCCCAGGTACAGAGCTTCTATATCATGACGCCCACTTTTCCCAACCTAGCactaaaaatttcccaaatctaatgaaaaattcccagataaagcTTTTttcagtgcttctatatcctgggaaatttccccaaacCTGGGCATTTTTgagtgaaatgtttcattcaaaacattttactcacaaattcccagATGTtaggaaatttcccaggatatagaagcactggcCCAGGAGAGCTATTTTTATCTGACTCTTCACCCATCCTGATTGGCCCTCATCTCTGCTTTCCACAAAAGCCTCACCTGGCCGGTCAGCATCCAAGTAGGGCAATTAGCCCCTGTCTTTTCCTGCTCATTGTTGGTAAGGCAACTCAGCTGCTTCCCAGGGTCTGCACAACAGGTTCTGGACCAGACACCTGCGGCAGCACAGACAGCAGAGAAGGCAATCGTCCAGTGCTTCTATagcctgggaaatttcccaaaatctggaaatttttgagtaaaatgttttgaatgaaaattccgagtttcccaagttgaaacattttacttacAAATTTCCCAGGTTTGGGGAAAATTTCCCAGCTATAGAAGCACTGTAAAAAgctttatctgggaatttttcaccagatttggaAAATTTTTAGCACTCAGTTGGGAAAAGTTGGCTTCACGCTATAGAAGCACTGCAATCGTCCATCCACACTCACTGAGACCACACGCAACAAGTGTTTGACAAACTACAGCAACGTCTTTAAAAAGGAGGCCAAAACCTCCACTGCTGCATCCGGCCCAGCTgacatttaggcacttaactcccactgGGGGATAAACGctgttgcagagctgggcctCCTGCTTTAAATCTCCCACTGCAGGACAAACAAAGCCATTGTGTCTTGTGTCAACCTCAGCAGGTGGGTCAATGACCTGCTGTGTTGATTTGAGCCCTGGGTGACTTTAGCCACGGGTGCAAGGGCGCTCCCTTAAATCAGGCTCGATCACAGCATCATGCAGGTTTGGACCAGCTTCCCCACACTCACCCTACCCACATCGGGGGCTGCCATTCTGTGCAGAGTGCAGCACCGCTCTGATTTCCTGTAGGCGTGGGCATGCCAAACCCAAGTGGTGCTGTGATCTTGTTCTCCAGgtcacactgcctggagcaggaagccaggcccagccctgcaggactgGAGTCACTACTATGGGGTGAGTGTGGGGCAGGCCCGATCCTCCACCCCAGGCCTCCCCCAGCATTAGGGGTGTGTGCCAGGTTTGTGGGTGCCCTCTGGGCTGTTTAGGATAGTGCACCCCATTGAGTAGGGAGACTACATCTGCCCCGCTTGCCCCCACAGAGTTACCGAGTCTACCTCATTCGGAATTAGCTGAGGGGAGCTAGAGCAGTGGAGGCTGGGAGCTGCTTGTTGGGTTTGATGTTTCCTTGCTGAGTCTTTTTCATTCACAACAAGCAGCTCCCAGTGGGTTTTCCTTCAAACGCACTCCTGGGCCAGTAACCCAAGGGCCAAAGATTTAAGTGCCACTTGGCTTCACTTCTAACTTGCTACCTATCGCCCTCATCCCTCCAGGTGGATGTGCGTGTCTCAGGATGAAGATGATCTTTCCCCAGTTCCAGGAGGTGTCAGAGGCCAGCGGGCGGGAGAGGAGGGCATGGGAGACATGGGACACGGGTGCCACTGATACAAAAGGGGATTCGTTCGTGGCATGGCCAGGCCCGGCCCCTGCAGACTGGGTTCAGTGCACTAAACAGCTGCCAGCTAGTGAAGCTACTCCTCTGGTACCAGGAGCATGGAGTTGTGGCTGTGCTACAGcagtgtgtgtgcgtatgtgtgtgtgcatgcacactccCTCAACAACACAACCAAcccactgcccccaccacccatactctccactccatacACATTAttccaaacaaaaaaatacacCCCTCCAACAACACCCCCGACACTCACACATCCTCATATATCCCCCCAACAGTCCAGCCCCCACTCCACAACTCTGTATCTGCCCAATGCCCTCCATGCCACATACACCCCCCCCAACACCCTCAAGTCATATACCAACCAACACCTACAGCCCACTCCTCAAACACACACATGAGCTGTCTCTACTTGTTGCTTTTAATTGTCTCTCGAGACACAAGACACCATTGGTAGAAAAATACTCTTTGAGTGACAATAAATAGCATAGAAATGGCAGCTCCAACAATGAACACTGTGCAGTCCAGAGCACGCCCTGCGGTTCTGGATCAGCTTCTGGAACTTGGGagtaaaaaccaaaccaaccagtCCTGGTTCTTGGCTGGCCAGCGTTGTACAACCCTGCACACCTGAAGTTGTTCTGGATCAGGGAGTGGGTTCTAGAATGATTGGAGGGGCAGTTTGCAATGTTCAGGTGAGTTCTAGAATGAGGGAATTCTGGAACTGTCAGATGGAGGTCTAGAAACAGTAAGAGAGGTCTGGAACAGCTGAGAGTATTCTCAAATGAGCAATGGCAGCCTCGTAAAGCTAGACTGGTTCTAGAATGAACAAGTTTTTCTAGAATGGTCAGTCACAGTCTAGAATGAGTGCCTGTTgaactgggacatctggttagGTTCTAGTATGAGACCATGAATGGCTGGGGGGATTCCAGAGCAATCCAGAAGGAGGTCAGGAAAGCTCTAGTACATTCCAGGAAAAACACAGCAAGCACAATGGGAATTTTGGGAAGGTTGCCACCTCCCAAAAggaatgggagggtgggggtgctCTGGAACAGACAGGAAGGGGCTGTAGGAGGGTTTGGGATGGTTCTGAAGCACAAGGACATTCTTCTGCAATGATGGTAAAGGGATGGACAGGTTCCTGACTCATGCGTAAAAGATTCCAGGGAGCTCTGGAATAATCAAACACCAATGGCAGGGAAGGTTCTAGAATGTCACTGAAAGTTCTAGAGCTGAGGGGAAAATTCCAGATGGGTGTGAAATAATTGGGAGCCTGgaatggagtgtgtgtggggagtgtgtgtggtggggtgctTCTAGAATTATCTAGAATGACAGTGAAGGTTTGAAAGTGAAAAGGGAGATTCCAGATGTGTCTGGAATGAACAGGAAGTTGAGATAATAAGGAATAGTGCTAGAATGATCACAAAGATACCACAAATGGTTCCAGAAGGGCCTGGGATGACAGGGAACAGTTCTAGAATTGTCTGGAACCACATGGAAGGTTCTTGGTCATGAGGCCGGTTCTTGAGCAGGGAGAAAAGGGCTGGGGGAGCTGTGCCTGTCAGAGCGCCAGCAGGGTTGGGGAGTTGAGGGAGTCAGATGATTGGTCACCACTGCTGCTCCCACGCCGgtgggcagagctgcagggctcaggtgggAAGGTATGGCCAGCAGGGGGCTCCCCTTCCCCTGGGGCAGGATAGTTGAAGATCAGACTTGGAGTGAAGGGAGTTAGCGAGGGTGTGACCATCAGGGTGGGGGTGTGCAGGGCCTCAGGctccaggaccccgctggggggAAGGCTGATCCgtgggggcactggtggggagggtCGACGTCGGACTGCTGGGGGAGGCTCCCGGGACTTCTGCTTGACTGGGGGTGGGTTGGACGGtccctcctgctcctctcccgAGGACTCATCCTGCACTTTGCACACTGGCCGGTGGGCCTCCAAAATCAGCTCAAGCCTCTCCTTCTGCTTTTGCAGCTCTGCAATCTCCTTCTGGAGGCCTGACTTCTCCTCCTCCAACTGGTCCGTCTCCTGCGGGGGAGAAAGGTCAGGGGGAGGCAGGACACTTGGGTTCTATTTGTGGcatggggagggaagtggggtctagtggttagagtcagGGAGGCTGGAAGTCAGGAGCTGTCGGTaaaatccccagctctgggagaggagtgggatctGGTGGGTTAGCACAGGAGAGGATGGGAGATGAGATGCTTGGGTCTGTCCCCAGCTCTAGGAGTGGGAAGGGCAATCTTGCCCAACAGCCATCACAGTTCACGTGGCTTTGATCCCATCTCTTGCAGAGCCAGGCAGGGTCAGAACTTGCACGGGCAACCTCCAATGAGAACTGAAGGGGGAGTCAGCAGGGGGAGTCTCCcctcacagccagggctggccccagtgcccctgcatggtgctgggggtgctgtgctgcagggagtgctAGGGGGACTCAGTAGGGGGTGTTCACCATTTGCAGACAGTCCGTTAGCTCTTTCCTCCGGTTCCGGCACTTTGCTGCAGCCAGTTTGTTCCTCTCTCGTCTTACCCTGCGCCGCTCCTCTTCCTCGGGGGTCATCTGAAGTGGGGGCAAGAGAGGGGCAGGGGATTTCAAATAGTGACACTGATGCCATGTATATCCCCTTCTATTCCAGTCCATGGACAACTTCCAAAGACCAGGTCCTTGTCAGGCTTTCACTACAAGGAATAATACCCCCGGGGTCCTCACAGTGCATTAaatatgcagccacctctggggtgggccaTGGGGAGCTTCTTATACAGGGATCCATAAGTCAGTGCTGAGATGAGACTGGGCTACTTTTCTAGTTCAGGTGGGGGAATTAGCTTTGGGGGAGGtatatggggatggggggagcagaAGGGTCATTTTGGGGACATGGCAAGCATCCCTAAGGGTTAAAGTCTGGCCTGGGGGAGTCAGCCCTCTCTGGCCCCAGTGGCTTCTGATGCTGCCTGGATTCCACAGGCTGGGGTGGTTGGGGAAGGAACACTCCCAGTAtgctgctggccccagtgcccctTCCCTCTGAGTCATCCTGTGGCTCCATGACTCAGCATGCTGTCATTtcctctcctgcctgcccccGGGGTATGAACCCAATTGTCCCAGCCAAATCCCAGCTTGAATGATTCCCTTCTAAGATTagaatggggtctagtggttgccGCAATGGATCTGGGAGCCAGGGTTCCTGAGTTCTAgttctggaaggggagtggtgtctagtggtcagatcagaggggctggcagccagggctctgggaggggagtggtgtctagtggtctgagcagatggggtggcagccagggctctgggaggggagtggggtctggtggtcagagcagaggggctggcagccagggctctgggaggggcgtgGGGTCTGGTGATCAGAGCAGTGGGACtggcagccagggctctgggaagggagtggggtctagtggtctgagcagatggggtggcagccagggctctgggaggggtgtggggtcgGGTGatcagagcagtggggctggcagccaggtctctgggaggggagtggggtctagtggtcagagcagaggggctggcagccagggctctgggaggggcgtgGGGTCTGGTGGTCAGAacagaggggctggcagccagggctctgggaggggtgtggggtctagtggtcagagctctgggaggggagtggggtctggtggtcagagcagaggggctggcagccagggctcctgggggtTATCCCCAGCTCTCTGTGGGGGGGCAGTGCTCCAACCCGGCCTCGCTAAGCATTTGGAGAGCTCCGGATGGACAGCGCCCTGTGTCCTGCCCGCGGTTCCGATGTTAGCCACTAGGTGGCCCCGCTGCCCTGTGGCGTTTGCGCCAGGGGGCCCAGCGCTAGGGCAGAATGAGTGCCAGCCACCCTTGCTTGGTTCTTGTGGGAGAAAGggccccacctccccccagcccaggtgaaGCCCCACTTCCCTCTTCCAGCCACTGCGAATCAGGGGGCAGCCTCCCACTGTCCTGGGGATTTGGAGTggcaaactgaggcatggagcaacACACACCCCGGATTCCtgtctcccactcctcccccactctaaccctctacatcccactcccctcctgaaTCTGCgggtggaacccaggagtccagctcccagccccctgggctAGGCATttgcccctcccgcccccactccaATAACTGCCCTACTCACGTGCTCACTGTGCCGCCGACGTATGCCAGGGGTTGGCCCAATGGTGCGGATGACGCCTGGGCGGGCCCCGGCAGGGTAGGGGCCATAGGGGCGGGGGTATGGGGCAGCTGTGAAGGAGGAGGACGAGGAGCAGGCACTGAGCATCGTGGGCCGAACCATCCACTGCAGGTCCTGGCTGGAGGTGATGGTATTGAGGCTGGGAACGAAGCTGGCAGCCCCTGCGCTCGGACCTGGGGGGAACTTCTGTGCAGACAAGAGGAGGCAGCAGTTAGAggaggctgagggaggggagctgagtGCATTGTAATCAAGGAGGGTTCCCCATTGCTATGGGCTGCACAGGGGGCAGGACTGACACACGGAACAGTTCTGGCTGCAGCTAGCAGAGGGCAGCACTGCCAGCATCACAAGGGCACCTGGTGCTTCCAAATAAAGATCCCCATTGCCATGGGCACCTGGGCATGGGGGAAACATTTCAGCCTAAGAGGGAGCCCTGGCTTGGCTTAAGGGCCATGGGCCAGCAGTGAATTGCTCCAGGAGCAAATCCTGGATCACCGGCTGCATTCAGTCTCCTTGAGACCTCAGAGATCCTTGGAGGCAGCATGTCtaggatgcagggagggagaggctgggaatcaggacccctgggttctcctCCAAGCTCTGGCAGGGGAATGGGGTGTAGTGGGTtggagcagggaggctggagTCAAGTCACTTGAGTTCTCCTTCTGACCCTAGGAAGGGAGTGACATCTAGTGGATatggggtgggttggggggggctgggagccaggactcctgggttaaATTCCCCACTCTAACCTCTGACAACATGGGTGCTCAGGTGAGTCATTACATCTCTCCTTGGGGAAGGCTCCCTAGTGGTACAATGGGAAAACACAGAAAGGCAGAAAATAGAACAGGCTGATGTTCATAAAGTTGGGGAAAGGAAAGAATTCCTTGCCTCATGGGACTGGTAGATGAAACTCTGCCCTGGgggatgcaggaggtcagacaggtGATCAGAGCGGTTTCCTGGCTTTAAAGTGGCTGGCTTTGTGAAGTGAGGGAAGGGGCtgctattttaaaagaacaaacaggGAAATTCCAGGTTTAcattgagggaaaaaaaacattttgttaatggAAATTGCTAGTGTCCGGCTGAGCCTGGAGATGACTTCAGAGGTCTGATGCCAGGTCAAATACTACACTGGagctcaggactcctggctcctgCCACAGACCTGGGGAAGGGCCTTTCGCCTCTTAATGCCTCCAGTGCCTCTTCACTGATTAtatggccagaaaggaccattgtgatcatctagtctgagctcctgcatagcCCAGCCCCTAGGATGGCCCTGAACTAATTCCTGGGTGAACTAGAGCAGACCCGTTAGAAAACCATCCTGCTTGGATTTCACAGCTGCCAGCGCTGGCAGTTTGTCTTGggaggcaggaactgtctcttactgtgtgtccACAAAGCACCTGGGACAATGGGatccccttcccctctcagcCCACAGTCCCTAGGTGATGCCCTAATGCACATGCTAACCAGGAAAGAGGTACAGCTCCTCCGAGTACAATACACTTTACAGCATTGTAATGTGCCCCTTTGTCATTCAACACGTGTCCCCAGGCCCCTGATGAGGCTTCAGAAGGTTCCATATTTAACATCCCTCCCCTATTCCTCTCCCACATTACTGGATCTGACAGTTCATTTCACCCTTCACCCTCTGTGACAGCATGGGGATTTTCTGTAACATTATTATGAAGCCTctgtgttcctcagtttccctcttacTTTGCATTGCTGCCCAGTGGAGGAAAAGGGTTACACCTGCTTTTGGGGGCAGTGAGGATGGAAGGTACCATGTGGGTGCTGCCTGGCCCACAGGGAATGGGTCTTTAAGGAACTGATTGAAACAGACCCAGACCAAGAGAGAGACCAGAGAGACAATGGAAGCGCCAACAATTGTGTAGCAGAGGGCAGCTTCCGTGGGTGGGGTTGTGAGCTCAGCTTGGCCCTGCCTGGAGACAAA
This genomic window from Chelonoidis abingdonii isolate Lonesome George chromosome 17, CheloAbing_2.0, whole genome shotgun sequence contains:
- the FOSL1 gene encoding fos-related antigen 1 is translated as MFRDYGAGSADGPGPSYNPRPQHPALRSMGPAAAAGTPGAAQQKFPPGPSAGAASFVPSLNTITSSQDLQWMVRPTMLSACSSSSSFTAAPYPRPYGPYPAGARPGVIRTIGPTPGIRRRHSEHMTPEEEERRRVRRERNKLAAAKCRNRRKELTDCLQMETDQLEEEKSGLQKEIAELQKQKERLELILEAHRPVCKVQDESSGEEQEGPSNPPPVKQKSREPPPAVRRRPSPPVPPRISLPPSGVLEPEALHTPTLMVTPSLTPFTPSLIFNYPAPGEGEPPAGHTFPPEPCSSAHRRGSSSGDQSSDSLNSPTLLAL